The Linepithema humile isolate Giens D197 chromosome 2, Lhum_UNIL_v1.0, whole genome shotgun sequence genome has a segment encoding these proteins:
- the LOC105679612 gene encoding plectin-like yields MPSILLLSCVLTTWLYVNTGAITVSIDRADIKIPPTRSSMIANGWRPLTTSYEETIGTNVSPSSHLKKNVQVHPVLSKFQEHMATSEKLKVRGSNGSFRKGEPPIREYNPPSILGSFTVFGHAATKARGETKTPGKHASETREYTFLIPPPKDAYRFELNQHRKPVLRDGVNFLRPAASVYQQPASDPVRAATYFIKGYASTTNPSTHLANNRPYVSSYAMPQALQPPRQVAAKPFESLKVNSNSNSNSNNNNNAKPFFQPPGADVPGDFGKQKIGDRDSYDGRLQPQSHNAQVLHSASSGNFYSQVNHPSGQSFKSTYERDPAFLVHESHEVSYVTPPGTYSAYSFRPSLPYENLLPPAVYAPSTPATPTAAVTRNPVNKYGQTDVAERDFKRTEQLGARGKQDKAGGQTELPNSRTTGTYYVSEQPDLTPPTWPKSKYTSDINEVLPRESPPGKFSQEAVVSQNQITQIPKIVYQRPQSSFEPVEVYRPTSVPDYETPESISLKHFNEQQFLLQQQLLQRDREQLAEQERQQKLQLERQQQEELKKRQEELNELLQREKEEEDAARLAAESAKNQSQEIVKIAGEMPYTIQLAQYEQQVTTDVNILVPADVGIYNLEQLKLQPQIPQAAEGPANQNYQYQQRYPNEYQEQQVDYREPQTETRPYRPQKPLRDPYRRKKPTTIAYDTPTEPPSQLPDTSVPLTLHGEEVPIQTTEAPETQTLPATQRPRSRRPGVPARRRKPTTTTEEPVTVSYADEDFLKYRGDEQSSQYDPSRRRRVKPAGQTGYSEDAEKRGGTRKRPNYRTRVNQGDSYDAQIVTESAPTSYGQTTEPAASYDENNQFATNQPSVSYGTSQAGEQYATNPSINQYHDYSSQQSEKQREEQREEQREDTTAPVQAEYFTEISRDKAENPRENVNIVTAIPLEELYVKTDGNYYDRATTLASTTTTTTTTTTAAPATTTQAASSTPRSHKINRPLRYGNATRPRFSIKDYKSRMDYKSRLSQGTTTELAPTPVDAPLTRTKQRASQSAKGQPVQQQQSADTVRETTGRYKYVSRVSYRTTTSASSPREHERLSEEGASDSTTEKSNRFVPKRRPISSNVYRSRIASTTTSPTRSQINSETSSTVQRQSSARPENVYSSSIRRRPVMKSRLQTQHREHSVTTYPESKRQEEPTEMAAEETSFYSTMTTAASSSSSTARLVGNEIVGGKADASSRDKQSVKFGAQNAGHEIEITSRDEDPEAAIDRDQIFSGEKSESSANGSKIDADAAEATTELDARDDEEELFAKASQSVADLTSSASALYDKPGMFKAVSPESRHVSSHFKIATDEPTLPIEAFFQELSKKNSD; encoded by the exons ATGCCGTCGATATTGTTACTGAGCT GCGTTCTGACCACGTGGCTGTACGTCAACACGGGGGCGATTACCGTGTCGATAGATCGCGCCGATATTAAAATC CCACCGACGCGATCGTCGATGATCGCAAACGGCTGGCGGCCGCTGACGACTTCGTACGAGGAGACGATCGGCACGAACGTGTCGCCGTCGAGCCACCTGAAGAAGAATGTCCAGGTGCATCCTGTCCTGAGCAAGTTTCAGGAGCACATGGCGACCTCGGAGAAGCTGAAGGTGCGCGGCTCGAACGGCTCGTTCCGCAAGGGCGAGCCGCCGATACGCGAGTACAATccgccgagcatactcggcagCTTCACAGTGTTCGGCCACGCGGCGACGAAGGCGCGCGGGGAGACGAAAACGCCGGGCAAGCACGCTTCGGAAACGCGGGAGTACACGTTCCTGATACCGCCGCCGAAGGACGCGTACCGCTTCGAGCTGAACCAACACCGCAAGCCGGTTCTGCGCGACGGCGTGAACTTCCTGCGGCCAGCGGCGAGCGTTTATCAGCAGCCGGCGTCCGATCCGGTGCGCGCCGCCACGTACTTCATCAAGGGTTACGCGTCCACGACGAATCCGTCGACGCATCTCGCCAACAACCGGCCGTACGTGTCGTCTTACGCGATGCCGCAGGCGTTGCAGCCACCGCGCCAGGTCGCGGCGAAGCCGTTCGAGTCGCTGAAAGtcaacagcaacagcaacagcaacagcaacaacaacaacaacgcGAAGCCGTTCTTCCAACCGCCCGGCGCGGACGTCCCCGGCGACTTCGGCAAGCAGAAGATCGGCGATCGCGACTCCTACGACGGCCGTCTCCAGCCGCAGTCGCACAACGCGCAGGTGCTGCATTCGGCGAGCAGCGGCAATTTCTACAGCCAAGTGAATCATCCGTCGGGCCAGTCGTTCAAGTCGACGTACGAGCGGGACCCGGCGTTCCTCGTGCACGAGAGTCACGAAGTCAGCTACGTCACGCCGCCCGGCACGTACAGCGCGTACAGCTTCCGGCCGTCGTTGCCGTACGAGAATCTTCTGCCGCCCGCGGTCTACGCGCCCTCGACGCCGGCTACGCCCACCGCCGCCGTCACGCGGAATCCTGTCAATAAGTACGGCCAGACCGACGTCGCGGAGCGCGATTTCAAGCGCACGGAGCAGCTGGGCGCGCGCGGCAAGCAGGACAAAGCGGGCGGGCAAACCGAGTTACCGAACTCCCGCACGACCGGCACGTACTACGTGTCCGAGCAGCCGGATCTCACGCCGCCGACGTGGCCGAAGAGCAAGTACACGTCCGACATTAACGAGGTCCTGCCGCGGGAGAGTCCGCCGGGCAAGTTCAGCCAGGAGGCCGTCGTCAGCCAGAATCAGATCACGCAAATCCCGAAGATCGTGTACCAGCGGCCGCAGAGCTCCTTCGAGCCTGTCGAGGTCTACCGACCGACGTCGGTGCCGGATTACGAGACGCCCGAGAGCATCTCGCTGAAGCACTTCAACGAGCAACAGTTCCTGCTGCAGCAGCAGCTGCTGCAGCGCGACCGCGAGCAGCTGGCCGAGCAGGAGCGCCAGCAGAAATTGCAGCTCGAGCGGCAGCAGCAGGAGGAGCTGAAGAAACGGCAGGAGGAGCTCAACGAGCTCCTCCAacgagagaaggaggaggaagacGCGGCCAGACTGGCCGCGGAGTCCGCGAAGAACCAGTCGCAGGAGATCGTGAAGATCGCGGGCGAGATGCCGTACACGATTCAACTGGCGCAATACGAGCAGCAGGTCACCACGGACGTTAATATTCTGGTGCCGGCGGATGTTGGGATCTACAATCTCGAGCAGCTGAAACTTCAGCCTCAA ATACCCCAAGCTGCGGAAGGTCCAGCGAACCAGAATTATCAGTACCAGCAACGTTACCCGAACGAGTACCAGGAGCAACAGGTCGATTATCGCGAGCCTCAAACCGAGACGCGGCCGTACCGTCCGCAGAAGCCACTGCGCGATCCGTACCGCCGGAAGAAACCGACGACGATCGCGTACGACACGCCGACGGAGCCGCCGAGTCAACTGCCGGACACTTCCGTTCCGTTGACTTTACACGGCGAGGAGGTGCCGATTCAGACGACCGAGGCGCCGGAAACGCAGACGCTGCCGGCGACGCAACGACCGAGAAGTCGCCGGCCGGGCGTGCCGGCTCGACGACGAAAAcccacgacgacgacggaggAGCCCGTCACGGTGTCCTACGCGGACGAGGACTTCCTCAAGTACCGAGGCGACGAGCAGTCGAGTCAGTACGATCCGTCGCGGAGGAGGCGAGTGAAACCGGCCGGCCAGACGGGCTACAGCGAGGACGCGGAGAAGCGCGGCGGCACGAGGAAACGGCCGAACTATCGCACGCGAGTGAACCAAGGGGACTCGTACGACGCGCAAATCGTCACCGAGAGCGCGCCGACCTCGTACGGGCAGACGACGGAGCCCGCGGCGAGCTACGACGAGAATAATCAGTTCGCGACGAACCAGCCGAGCGTTTCGTACGGCACGAGTCAGGCGGGAGAGCAGTACGCGACGAACCCGTCGATCAATCAGTATCACGATTATTCCTCGCAGCAGAGCGAGAAGCAGCGCGAGGAGCAGCGCGAGGAGCAGCGCGAGGACACGACGGCGCCGGTTCAAGCGGAATACTTCACGGAGATCAGCCGCGACAAGGCGGAGAATCCGAGGGAGAACGTGAACATCGTCACTGCGATACCGCTGGAAGAGCTTTACGTGAAGACCGACGGCAATTACTACGATCGCGCGACGACGCTcgcgtcgacgacgacgacgacgacgacgacgacgaccgcCGCGCCGGCGACGACGACCCAAGCGGCCTCGTCGACGCCGCGGTCGCACAAGATCAACCGGCCGCTGCGTTACGGCAACGCCACCAGGCCGCGCTTCAGCATCAAGGATTACAAGAGCCGGATGGATTACAAGAGCCGACTGTCGCAGGGCACGACGACGGAGCTCGCGCCGACGCCCGTCGACGCCCCGCTGACGCGCACGAAGCAGAGAGCGTCGCAGAGCGCGAAGGGCCAACCGGttcagcagcagcagtcgGCCGACACGGTGAGAGAAACGACCGGCAGATACAAGTACGTTTCCCGAGTGAGCTATCGAACGACGACCAGCGCGTCGTCGCCGAGGGAGCACGAGCGACTGTCGGAGGAGGGCGCGAGCGACTCGACGACCGAGAAGAGCAACAGGTTCGTGCCGAAGAGGCGGCCGATCAGCAGCAACGTCTACCGCAGCAGAATCGCGTCCACGACGACCAGCCCGACGCGGTCGCAGATAAACAGCGAGACGAGCTCGACGGTGCAGCGACAGAGCTCGGCGCGGCCCGAGAACGTGTACTCGTCGTCGATACGCAGACGGCCGGTGATGAAGAGCAGGCTGCAAACGCAGCACAGGGAGCACTCCGTCACCACGTATCCGGAGAGCAAGCGGCAGGAGGAGCCGACGGAGATGGCGGCCGAGGAGACGAGTTTCTACTCGACCATGACGACCGCcgcctcgtcgtcgtcgtcgacggcgCGTCTCGTGGGCAACGAGATCGTCGGCGGGAAGGCCGACGCGTCGTCGCGCGACAAGCAGTCGGTGAAATTCGGCGCGCAGAACGCGGGTCATGAAATTGAGATAACCTCGCGAGACGAGGACCCGGAAGCAGCGATCGATCGCGATCAGATCTTCAGCGGCGAGAAATCGGAAAGCTCGGCGAACGGAAGTAAGATCGATGCGGACGCCGCGGAGGCCACGACGGAGCTCGACGCGCGCGACGACGAGGAGGAGCTGTTCGCCAAGGCGTCGCAGAGCGTGGCGGATCTGACGAGCTCCGCGTCCGCTCTCTACGACAAGCCCGGCATGTTCAAGGCGGTCTCGCCGGAGAGCCGGCACGTCTCGTCGCACTTCAAGATCGCCACGGACGAGCCGACGCTGCCCATCGAGGCCTTCTTCCAGGAGCTGTCGAAGAAGAATTCTGATTGA